CGTAGGGGAAATTTTTGTTTGCTTTTCGAGTCATCTTTGACATAATGGTTTACCTGCGACAGCGTTTCGTCCTTCCCCAAACAACGACGTTTGGAAAATTCCCCGGACACCGACGTTCGGAAAGGCCCACCGCTTGACGGCTGGGCTTTTTTTGCCTCTTGAGGCTGCGTTTCTCGCTGTCAAAACAAGATTGTTCCACCGAAAAGCACGAAGGAGGCCGCAGGCCATGTGCCGTCTTTTCGCCGTAACCAGCCAGGAACCTCAGTCGCCCATGATGGCCATCCAGGCCCTGGACGTCATGCGGGAGGGGCATGACGGTTCGGGGGTGGGGCTTTTCCTGAGCGATCTGGGGGGACCGTTTGAGGAGTTCAAGGGAGCGCCCGTCCTTTCGGGTATTTTCAGCAATGCCGGGCTGAAGCGCCTGGACCAGTTCATGATGAACATCGGGTTCATGACCAAATACAAGCTTTCCATCAAGGTACCTAAGGGGGCGCCGCCCAGTGGGGCGCCGCGGCGGGACATCTACCTCATCCGGGCGTACGAATATCCCGAGGAATGGGAGTCGCTCAGCGAAGCCGACATCCGGCACCGCCTGCTCATGATCCGCCTGCAGTTGCGCCAGATGGGTGAAGAAGAAGGCGACATGATCGTCTTCAGCTTCTGGCCCGACGTGGTCATGATCAAGGAAATCGGAGATCCCATGTCCGTGGCCGAATACCTGCAGCTTGACCGCAGGGAACTCTACGCCCGGATCATCATGGCTCAGGGCCGCCAGAACACCAACTACGCCATCAACCTGTACGCCTGCCATCCTTTTTTCATCCAGGGGGTGGCGAGCATGACCAACGGGGAGAACACGGCCTTCATCCCCATCCGGGAATTCCTCGAGTCGCGCGGATTTCCGGGCTACATGGGTTATCAGTCGGATTCGGAAGTCTTCACGCACATTCTTCATTACACGATTTACAGGCTGGGGCTGGGGATCGAAGCGTACAAGCACATCATCACACCGCTGCAGGACCCGGACCTGGAGAAGCATCCCAACGGCGCGTTTCTGAAGCAGGTCAAGCACAGTTGTCGGCGGCTCATCATCGACGGGCCCAACTGTGTGATCGGCTGCCTCCCGGACAAGTCGGTGTTT
This is a stretch of genomic DNA from Desulfoglaeba alkanexedens ALDC. It encodes these proteins:
- a CDS encoding glutamate synthase — protein: MCRLFAVTSQEPQSPMMAIQALDVMREGHDGSGVGLFLSDLGGPFEEFKGAPVLSGIFSNAGLKRLDQFMMNIGFMTKYKLSIKVPKGAPPSGAPRRDIYLIRAYEYPEEWESLSEADIRHRLLMIRLQLRQMGEEEGDMIVFSFWPDVVMIKEIGDPMSVAEYLQLDRRELYARIIMAQGRQNTNYAINLYACHPFFIQGVASMTNGENTAFIPIREFLESRGFPGYMGYQSDSEVFTHILHYTIYRLGLGIEAYKHIITPLQDPDLEKHPNGAFLKQVKHSCRRLIIDGPNCVIGCLPDKSVFMVQDRKKLRPGVVGGKPGLYAFSSEICGLDAAIPDRDKSKDFQPMHLDTAVIGPQRREVTLWSQTDSLPLLH